In one Notolabrus celidotus isolate fNotCel1 chromosome 1, fNotCel1.pri, whole genome shotgun sequence genomic region, the following are encoded:
- the LOC117817426 gene encoding potassium voltage-gated channel subfamily A member 2 — protein sequence MTVATGDPSDEAAAHPGHPQDYDPEADHECCERVVINISGLRFETQLKTLSQFPETLLGDPKKRMRYFDPLRNEYFFDRNRPSFDAILYYYQSGGRLRRPVNVTLDIFSEEIRFYELGDEAIEIFREDEGFVKEEERPLPDNEFQRQVWLLFEYPESSGPARIIAIISVMVILISIVSFCLETLPIFRNDEDDMHKSHTKIYYPETNTTVISYTSTYFTDPFFILETLCIIWFSFEFLVRFFACPSKAGFFGNIMNIIDIVAIIPYFITLGTELAEKPDDGQAGQQAMSLAILRVIRLVRVFRIFKLSRHSKGLQILGQTLKASMRELGLLIFFLFIGVILFSSAVYFAEADEPESQFESIPDAFWWAVVSMTTVGYGDMVPTTIGGKIVGSLCAIAGVLTIALPVPVIVSNFNYFYHRETEGEEQAQYLQVNVAKTDSNEELKKSRSGSTISKSDYMEIQEAVNNSNEDFQEENLKTANCTLANTNYVNITKMLTDV from the coding sequence ATGACTGTTGCCACAGGCGACCCCTCTGACGAGGCGGCGGCTCACCCGGGGCACCCGCAGGACTATGACCCGGAGGCCGACCATGAGTGTTGCGAGAGGGTGGTCATCAACATCTCAGGGCTGCGCTTTGAGACTCAACTCAAAACCCTCTCCCAGTTCCCAGAGACTCTGCTGGGGGACCCCAAAAAGAGGATGCGCTACTTTGACCCTCTGAGGAACGAGTACTTTTTCGACAGGAACAGACCCAGCTTTGACGCcatattgtattattatcaaTCAGGGGGCCGGCTAAGAAGGCCGGTCAATGTCACCCTTGATATTTTCTCAGAGGAGATCCGTTTCTATGAGCTGGGCGATGAGGCCATCGAGATATTCAGAGAAGACGAGGGTTTCGTCAAGGAGGAGGAGCGTCCTCTTCCTGATAACGAGTTTCAGAGACAGGTGTGGCTGCTGTTCGAGTACCCTGAGAGCTCAGGTCCTGCTAGGATTATCGCCATAATCTCCGTCATGGTCATCCTCATATCTATCGTCAGTTTCTGCCTGGAGACCCTTCCTATTTTCCGCAACGATGAAGACGACATGCACAAGTCTCACACGAAGATCTATTACCCTGAGACTAACACCACGGTCATCAGCTACACATCCACCTACTTCACCGACCCCTTCTTTATCCTGGAGACTCTCTGCATCATATGGTTCTCCTTTGAGTTTCTAGTGCGCTTCTTCGCCTGCCCGAGCAAAGCAGGCTTTTTTGGGAACATAATGAACATTATTGATATTGTTGCTATCATCCCGTACTTTATCACTCTTGGCACAGAGCTTGCAGAAAAGCCGGATGATGGTCAAGCGGGTCAGCAAGCCATGTCTTTAGCCATTCTCAGGGTCATCCGCTTGGTACGAGTCTTCAGAATTTTCAAGCTCTCTCGCCACTCAAAGGGTCTGCAGATTCTGGGTCAGACCCTGAAAGCCAGTATGAGAGAGCTGGGCTTgctcattttcttcctcttcatagGAGTCATCCTCTTCTCAAGTGCTGTCTACTTTGCTGAAGCAGACGAGCCAGAGTCACAGTTTGAAAGCATCCCAGATGCATTTTGGTGGGCTGTGGTGTCCATGACAACAGTGGGATACGGTGACATGGTCCCGACGACGATTGGCGGCAAGATCGTTGGTTCTCTCTGTGCCATTGCAGGTGTGCTGACCATCGCCCTGCCCGTGCCTGTCATTGTGTCcaacttcaactacttctaccaCCGTGAGACTGAGGGAGAGGAGCAGGCGCAGTACCTGCAGGTCAACGTGGCCAAAACCGACTCCAAcgaggagctgaagaagagcCGCAGCGGCTCTACCATCAGCAAATCGGACTATATGGAGATCCAGGAGGCTGTGAACAACAGCAATGAGGACTTTCAGGAGGAGAACCTTAAGACGGCCAACTGCACACTGGCCAACACAAACTATGTAAACATCACCAAAATGCTCACAGATGTGTAG
- the LOC117817191 gene encoding LOW QUALITY PROTEIN: potassium voltage-gated channel subfamily A member 3-like (The sequence of the model RefSeq protein was modified relative to this genomic sequence to represent the inferred CDS: inserted 6 bases in 5 codons), whose amino-acid sequence MDVQNYSVIQTPSSAGSRGHNAKESRXYEVERSVMTVENMLEESAVLSAPHLSVDRYGRSRQGCCERVVINISGLRFETQLKTFNQFPETLXGDPRKRMRYFDPLRNEYFFDRNRPSFDAILYYYQSGGRIRRPVNVPIDIFSEEIRFYQLGEEAMQKFRDDEGFIKEEERVLPKNDFQKQVWLLFEYPESSGPARGIAIVSVLVILISIVIFCMETLPEFRDERDQATVAPTINGTAPHVQSPFTXPFFIIETLCIIWFSFELLVRFFSCPSKTTXLQNIMNIIDIVAIIPYFITLGTELAERQINSGQQAMSLAILRVIRLVRVFRIFKLSRHSKGLQILGQTLKASMRELGLLIFFLFIGVILFSSAVYFAEADDPSSSFTSXPDAFWWAVVTMTTVGYGDMHPVTIGGKIVGSLCAIAGVLTIALPVPVIVSNFNYFYHRETEGEEHPQYVHTDSCEHLPSEELRRSCSSSSLSKSDYMVIEEGINSAFKQPNFSTENNQNCVNIKKIFTDV is encoded by the exons ATGGATGTCCAGAACTACAGTGTGATCCAGACACCCTCGTCGGCTGGGAGCAGGGGCCACAACGCCAAAGAGAGCA GTTATGAAGTGGAGAGGAGCGTCATGACGGTGGAAAACATGCTGGAGGAGTCCGCCGTGCTCTCGGCGCCTCACCTGTCCGTGGATCGATACGGGCGCAGCCGCCAGGGATGCTGCGAGCGGGTGGTGATCAACATTTCGGGTTTACGCTTCGAGACGCAGCTGAAAACTTTCAACCAGTTTCCAGAAACGC CTGGGGATCCGAGGAAAAGGATGCGCTACTTTGACCCTCTGAGGAACGAGTACTTCTTTGACAGGAACAGACCCAGCTTTGATGCCATCCTCTACTACTACCAGTCAGGGGGGCGCATACGGAGACCTGTTAACGTCCCCATTGATATTTTCTCCGAGGAGATCCGCTTCTATCAGCTCGGAGAGGAGGCCATGCAGAAATTCCGCGATGATGAGGGGTTTATAAAAGAAGAGGAACGCGTGTTGCCCAAAAACGATTTCCAAAAGCAGGTTTGGCTTTTGTTTGAGTACCCTGAGAGCTCGGGGCCAGCCAGGGGGATCGCAATAGTTTCAGTGCTGGTTATTTTGATTTCCATTGTGATTTTCTGCATGGAGACTCTGCCCGAGTTCAGGGATGAGAGGGACCAAGCCACAGTGGCACCCACAATCAATGGCACTGCCCCCCACGTGCAGAGCCCATTCA GACCCTTCTTTATAATAGAGACTCTGTGCATCATATGGTTCTCCTTCGAACTGCTGGTCAGGTTCTTCTCCTGCCCTAGCAAAACTAC TCTCCAAAACATCATGAATATCATTGACATTGTGGCCATCATCCCCTACTTTATCACTCTTGGGACCGAGCTGGCCGAGAGGCAGATCAACAGCGGGCAGCAGGCCATGTCGCTCGCCATCCTGAGGGTGATCAGGCTGGTGAGGGTCTTCCGCATCTTTAAGTTGTCACGACACTCAAAGGGACTTCAGATTTTGGGTCAGACCCTCAAAGCCAGCATGAGAGAGCTCGGCTTgctcattttcttcctcttcatcggAGTTATCCTCTTCTCCAGCGCGGTTTACTTTGCAGAAGCAGACGACCCCTCGTCCAGCTTCACCA ATCCAGACGCGTTTTGGTGGGCTGTGGTCACCATGACTACAGTGGGGTACGGTGACATGCATCCGGTGACCATCGGGGGGAAAATAGTGGGGTCTCTGTGCGCAATAGCTGGCGTGTTGACCATTGCCTTACCCGTGCCAGTGATTGTGTCcaacttcaactacttctatcACAGGGAGACGGAGGGAGAGGAGCACCCACAGTACGTGCACACGGACAGCTGTGAGCACCTCCCCTCCGAGGAGCTGAGGAGGTCATGCAGCTCCTCGTCGCTCAGCAAATCCGATTACATGGTGATAGAGGAGGGCATCAACAGCGCGTTCAAACAGCCCAACTTCAGCACCGAGAACAACCAGAACTGTGTGAACATCAAAAAGATCTTCACAGATGTTTAA